Below is a genomic region from Candidatus Obscuribacterales bacterium.
AAAAACATAGAGGAGAAATCTGTGGATACTTGCTTGTCACTTTCGCCCACACAAGAACAAGTGATTAAGACTCTTGTTGAAAGAGTAAAAGAAAAAATGTCCGGCGACGGGTCAGGTCATGATTGGTGGCATGTTTACCGAGTCTGGCAGAACGCCATTGTCATAGGACAAGCAGAAGGCGCCGATATGTTTGTTGTACAAGCGGCAGCTTTGCTCCACGATATTGCCGACTGGAAGTTTAACAACGGTGACACAAAAGCAGGTGGACGCGTAGCTGGTCAATGGCTTAACGAGTTGGGCGTTGAAAGCGAAATCTGTGAAAAGGTCTCGGCAATTATTGACGGGCTGTCTTTCAAAGGCGCCGGAGTCGATACAACAATGCCCACCCTTGAAGGCAAGGTCGTGCAAGACGCAGACAGACTAGAAGCAATCGGCGCCATGGGGATAGCGCGCACATTTGCTTATGGCGGACATAAGGGCCGCCCAATTTACGATCCGACAATTAATCCGGAAAAGCACGAGACTTTCGAGCAGTACAAAAATAGCAATGGTCCCTCGATCAACCACTTCTATGAGAAGCTGCTACTGGTAAAAGACCTGATCAGCACCAATCACGCAAAAAAATTAGCCAAAGCAAGGCATGAGTACATGGAAAACTTCTTGAAGCAATTCCTTGCCGAATGGGATGGACAGCGGTGACGCTCATCAGAGCGTTAGTTATCTCAACATATCAATAAGCCGTCGAGCATCAACTACTCCTTGGTGAGTGTTAGCATCATTCTCAATGGCTGTAATAAGCGTTGCATTGAGCAAGGTGTTGCCGCCTCTGAAGGACTGACCCAAACTGGCAATTCCGGCACCAATAGCGCAGGAAGCAGACGTGCCTGTGAGATAGAAAAGTCCTCCATAGCGATCCATCGATAGAATTTGCTGTCCTGGTTCGTAAAACCAGACAGGGGGACCATAATTAGTAGCCATCTTGACCTTAAGATCGTTGTAAACGGAACCAACTAATATCAGCGTTCTGTCCTTCACAGCCACATCGCCCAAGTTTCTGTTCTCGTGACTAGCAGGAGCAAAGACAAGCCCGTTACGGCAATAGAAAGTACTTAGCATGGCGTGAACCAAAGGGTGGTTGAGCAGCGACCATGTACCACTAGCCGGTGCTGCACCGATGACACAAATCTTGCAATCAGGAGCAAGTGTCATCATTGTGTCCAGCCCTATCAATATATTCCAGTCGTCTGTTCCCAAACCACTACCGCGACTGATGTTGATACCAAAAGCTGAAGCATATGGATTTACTCCGGCGAACAAAATCTTGTTGTTGGGTTGAGCAACTGGAATAGATGCCAACATTGTGCCATGTCCTTTAGGACTGACATCATCATTGAGATATGAAGCACCCCCAAGATAATCGCCACCGGCAAGTTTTCCCAGCAGATCAGCAGTATTACTAAATCCAGAGTCTAAAAATGCAATTCTTACAGGAGCAGTCCGCCCCAAGCTTTTCATCTGCGACCAAGCATTTGGGACATTGACGGCAGTGAGATATGCTCCTTGCGCAGGAAAGTACTGGTCGTTGTTTAGTCCCACCGGCATGCCGTAGCCAGAATTGGGCGTTGTGGTTGTGCCGGAACTCAACTGACGCCAGCCGGCATACCAATTCGGTTGCATGCCGACGAGCCCTTTTTGAGAGAGCAAATATGAGGCGTTTGCCATCGTATTGCCGCCCACCCCGATTTTTACCAACCTGACAAAAGATAGGTCTTGATACTTGATTAGCGAGCACCCGACTGACTTCAAGGTGTTAGAAAATACCGTCATGTCGGTGCCAAGAGCCGTCACTGCCAACAAAACACCTGCCTCATACGGATAACCGAAATAGCCACCACCAAAACTTGGCGGTGTTGAGACGTATTGTTGAGCATCACCAGGCACACTTGCTGTGCTAATCAATGCTGCCAGTAAAAATGCAAATAGTTTCTTCATCGGAACCTCGATCAATTTAACGTGTCTAGAATTTTTGCTGTTTTTGCTTTAGGCGAACCAGTCCATACATATTGGCTTTGTCGGTAGCTTTGGTGGAAAGATCTGTAACCGCGGCTTTGATACTTGCATCACTAGGATTGTCCGTTTGCAATGACAAGAAAAAGTGATAAGCATTCTGGCATTTCTGCTGATCTGAATATTGCTTAAAATTTGGCGTTAGTGGACCAACTACACCTGTCGACGGAGGAGCCGACTCGATGAGATTGACCGGTGCAGATCCACCCTGGGCAAAAGCCGCCATGGATATTAGCGAAAGAATTGAAGCTGCCGCAGCTATATGATGAGTCTTCAAATGATTAGATCTCATACTTAACTCCCGAAAGTATTAGTCAGACTGTAGACATACCCTCGTAGAGAAGTACCTAACCGCATAAATACCTGTTCGACAGAGCGACGATCGCTAAAAGCCTGACAGTGAACAACTTTGAGGCTGCTGTTTAAACTTTATGTGTCTGGTTTATTAAACGGATCAAGACGTCTGCTTGTGAGCACTTATTATTCTTGCTGCCTCCTCGAGCTTCTTTCTCGCTTCTTCCTTGTTGCCCATCTTCCAAAGCATCTCCGCATAGTCATTGAGAGTGAGAACCATTTCTTTGCCTACAACTGAATCGTTATACGGATCGTTGAGCCTGTAAATGCGCAAGGCTTCCTCGTACCATTTAGCAGCTTCGGGATAATTGCCTTGCAAATTTTCCATGTGCGCTACATTCTGCACATTGAGACCAGTGTCGAATGCATTTTTGCCGTAGACAACTTGATCAACTTTCACTGCTTGCTTGTAGTATTTTTCAGCGTCAGCAAATCGGTGATCTCCCTCACAAACAAAACCAAGTTGTGTAAGAACACTTGCTACTTCTTTGCTGTTTCTTCCGTGATTGGATTCTGCAAGCTTCAAAAGTTCAAGGAATATTTTTTCTGCTTTTTTAAAATCTCCGGACGCAGCGGCTTCTGCACCCTCTTTCTGCAATTGACCTTCTGATTTTTTTGTTTTAGCTTCCGCATTCTCGTTGGCGCGAAAAGCTTCGCGGCATGCTATGGGATCGGCAAGTATTTGCGCAACGGACTCCGGAGCGGAGCCAGCACGCACGGGATTTTCGGTAAAACCTTCAAATTCTGGACTTTTCATTTCGCTAACCTCCATTTAATAAACCACCTAAGAAGCGAATATGTTGAGCTATCCAATAACTCTAAGTCCTGGACAATGATCGCTTAGTGCCGAACGCGCTAAACTATGCTGGCACGTCCTTTGGAATCATGATTTTGTTATCAAAGCACCTGGCGGTTATAACTATTGCGGCAAGCCTGACTTTTGCAGCTAACGCTGCCTGCGCGGAAATTGATTTAGATCAAGAAAGACAAGCCGTAATTCAAATTGTGCAAAGCGTCCCCGAGGGTTGGCAGATGATCAACACACCGGATAGCACACAAAAGGGATTGGTGCCGCTACTTTCCGAGTACCACATAACAGGGGCTGCTTCGTCAACATATCAGCGCGGGCAGAGACGCGTCAGCGTGCAGGTCTTCCACTTCCCCAACGCGTCTTGTTGTTACGGCGCCTACACAAGTTTGCGCAAAGGCTCTTCAACTGTCGTACCGCGAGGCGACGGGTCATCAGAAGAGGACAACAGCATTACATTCTGGCAAGGCAGTTATCTATTTCTATTGAATACAACTGCTGAAGATGATGAAGAAGCAAAAGAATTGATGCGTTCAATTGCCGACAAGCTGTCTCAGGTACTAAGCGAACATGCGCCTACGCCTTTTGTTTTTCGCAGGCTGCCTGATATCGACAAAGTAAAAGGCAGCGAACGTCTGGCGATGGGACCAATTTCCGGCAAGATGTTTCTTCCCCTACCTTATGTAAGCTTTTTGAAAATCGAAAATGGGCAAGCAGCCATTGCCGACTATCAGTTCATGAGCCCTAATAAGGAACGCATGAAGCTTACTCTAATTGAATATGCTGATGCCAAAACAGCGCTACAGGCGTATCAAGATTATGTTGGCAACCTAATGGGCTCACACAGTTGCCAGAGCACAGCCAACTCGGCAATGTTCAAGATGCCGGAATCCTATTTATATTGTTTGGTGACCGGCAACAGAATGTTGTTAGTTTCAGGCGCTCACAAAAGTACTTCAGCGCTTATGCTGGCCAAGCAAGTTAGGCTATAGATCTATATCGATTTTTGATCTGAAAAATACGCCGAAAGCCGCATGAATAGCCGCTTTCGATATGCTTTGATGATCAGCTCAGATATGAATACTAAACAAAAAACGAACATTCAGCTTAGCTAAGAATCACCAAAACCCTGACTGTATGGGCACTTTGGGAAGTTGACAGAGTTGTTGATTGGTTGCTATTATTCAATTCTGTGCCGGTCATGGAACTGGCGGCATCCCATCTGCGGATGTATTGAACCCTGATAACTGAATAGCCATATAAGGCGCCTGTCAAAACTTTTGAGCAAAATAGGCAAACTTAAAGCTAACAAAC
It encodes:
- a CDS encoding tetratricopeptide repeat protein; translated protein: MKSPEFEGFTENPVRAGSAPESVAQILADPIACREAFRANENAEAKTKKSEGQLQKEGAEAAASGDFKKAEKIFLELLKLAESNHGRNSKEVASVLTQLGFVCEGDHRFADAEKYYKQAVKVDQVVYGKNAFDTGLNVQNVAHMENLQGNYPEAAKWYEEALRIYRLNDPYNDSVVGKEMVLTLNDYAEMLWKMGNKEEARKKLEEAARIISAHKQTS
- a CDS encoding HD domain-containing protein, coding for MDTCLSLSPTQEQVIKTLVERVKEKMSGDGSGHDWWHVYRVWQNAIVIGQAEGADMFVVQAAALLHDIADWKFNNGDTKAGGRVAGQWLNELGVESEICEKVSAIIDGLSFKGAGVDTTMPTLEGKVVQDADRLEAIGAMGIARTFAYGGHKGRPIYDPTINPEKHETFEQYKNSNGPSINHFYEKLLLVKDLISTNHAKKLAKARHEYMENFLKQFLAEWDGQR